TGTATTCAATTAAATAAATGTTCACAATTAGCATTTGCTTGGAATCTAAGCATTCAAAATTGCATGACATGGCACATCAATCAAATAAACGCTCTAGCTTCAATAGGATTGGCAACTTTCCTGGGACCCGAGTCCAACTCGGACCCGTACCAGTTAGGTCCACAAACGGTACGTTGCTTCGCGTCTGAACCATTGGGGATCCGGAAAGGCAGAACGCGGAATCCTCACCGTTGATTTGTCGGTTTAGTCTTCTTTCTCACCATTTGATCGATTGTTGCCGCACGAGGAGCGGTCGGATTTCTTTGTCCCCGCGGGGATCGTAACCGTGGGAGTGTACGTGGTCGTGCAAAGTAGTTTGATTTCACCCGATCCCGTACCTTAAGCGTTATACAAGGCGGGACCCATGAAAGAGATCCTGATTGACCAAGCCGGGCCCACGGGTTCGGCCCCGGGCGATTAAGATGCGAAGACTGCACTAGGGTTAGGTTCCGTCAACCGGCGCACGGTTGCGGTTGATCAACCGGGCGAGCGAAAGAAGGTAGCGAGATGAGCCGTCGGATCGTTGAATCGACGGTGGATTTTGATTGACTTGGACCGTGGGACACGAATAGGTTCACGGTGGGTTAAACATTCCGAGGGTCGCGCCAACGTGCGCCAGACCGGGTCGCGCTTGCCCCACGGCCTCTTTTTATTCCCCCTCTTCGTTGTCTTCCCCTTCGAGCGTGCAGCCACCACAGAGCGAGAGCaagggagagagagagtcttCAACGGTTCCCTTCCGCCTCCGAGCACCGACCTCCGCCGCCGACGATGGCCAACCTCAGTAATGCCGATTCCCGCCGTGGCCTGACCGTGGAGGCCCCGCCAAACCAAAACCCCAAAGGTTGTGCCTCTGCCTCCGCCGATCACGCGGAAACCCTAGCTCCGTTACCGGGTCTCTTGGTTTGGGTGCCCGTGCTCCGTGTCTCCTCGTCTGAAATCCGTCGCGACTTGAGCGCTCTTGTTCTTTGGCGTTGAGACGATTCTCCTCCTTTTTCTAGGGTTTCGGTGTTTGTTGCTGTTGGTCTTTCCGTAGGATGTTTCGTTCTACCGCTAATTTTTCTGGAAAACACCATACTTGTTGACCCGCTGATTTTTTGTTTCTTCGTCACAATCGTGCGAATCTTGATCTGGTTTGCGGTAACAATTTTAATCCTTCTACTCTATAAGAATGGAGCAATGTTTGGACTGTTGATCATGTTCTCCGTTAATTTGTGTCGTTGCTTCACACCATTGAAGAGAGTCTGGAAGACAAGAATTATTGTGACAGGATGGCGCCTCTGATTCAATTTGTACAAATGTAGAATCTATTCTTTTGGCACTTGGGGgaacaagaaaaaaggaaaaaaaaatcgagTGTCCCTATGACTATAGGTAGGTAACCAAGCAAGGTGGAAAGGCATCTTGTTGCTTTTCTGATATCTGAGTGGTCACAAAAGTAGTGCATGGCCGAGAAGAATTATTGATCTTTCACCATGTATTGGAGTATCCTTCATCCTTATGGAGCTTtgcatattttatatttttaaattatcctGCATTTGACATTGTTAACATATGATTGTTGTTTCTCTGTCCCTTATGGCCAGTTGTACTTGGTTTGCTTGGAGTTTACAGGATCAAGACATATGCCATAGTGTCTGTCTGTTTAAGTGGTTTAGGATTATAGAGAAAaaggattaagaaaaaaaaagtgctGTTGGAACTTGGAAGATTGGTCTACTGATTCAGACCTGTCAATGATTCATCTGAGTTCAAGTTTTATCAAGTATGACTATCAAATAACCCTTCAAGAAAGGTGCAACCAGTGTTTGACATCTATTCATCTATGTCTTATTGAGTTTGACAGTAaaataaccattcaagaaaggtgCAACCAGTGTTTGACATCTGGGTAATAGTCTGTCtagcttttttttttctgctgTGTATCacatagaggaaggaagatgtcaAATTATGAAATTTAGGAAATAGCAAACTGCGACAGATTTATTTCTTTGTAAATGTGTCATCTCATTATGTAGCGTTTGCAAATTGGAATAAGTTGTCATTTGCAAGCAGCATGATACACCGTTATAAGCAATGAAGAAATATTGGCCCTTGCACAAATGGACACATCACTGTGAGATAGTTAGATCCATGTTTTCGACTTGAATCACTTGGGAATTAACctgtgtcatttttatttttggcTTGTTGCTGTCAATGTCATTCTGCAATATTTGTCTGATCACAATGAAAGTTTAATTGGGTACTGTTTATCCATGAGCAGAACAGCAGAGTCTTATGCTTCTTCATGCTTTTTCTCTAGTCTTATTGATCCTGTTAAGCcataaaaggatttttttttattatttgattttgagaGCCTTACCTCTTGCAATTTTTTTACTAGGTGAAATAATATTGcacaatttttttttctactgAAGTTGTGACTTTTGCAGACATTCAAGGCTCTGACAATCCTATACCTCTTTCTCCTCAGTGGCTTATATCAAAAGCTGTTGATAGTAAGGTTAGGATTCTGTGTGTGGTGAAGTAAGACTCATATGGTTCACACTTGTTACTTCTTTCTTTGTCTCTCATTCTTGTGGAGGCATTCGGCAGCAATTTTTATATAGCAATGATTTCTGATGCTAGTATAGCATTTAACTTTGAAGTTTTATGTGCATATAGGAATTAGGCCCTCATCAAGACAATAGGCTAGATGGTGTGAAGACATCAGGAGCCGGTGACGACCTAACTAACACTGGGAAGAAAAAGTATGTCTTCCGACCAATCTTGCATGACTCAGATTCTGGACGCCGAGATAACTGGCATGATGAAGAAAGGGAAACTAATTCTGCCATTCGACGAGACCGTTGGAGGGAGGGAGACAAGGAGCCTGGTGAAGCTCGCAGGATGGAGCGCTGGTCTGAAAATACCTCTAAGAATTTTGGTGATGCACGCCGTGCTCCATCTGAAAGGTGGAATGATTCAGGTAACAAGGAAAGCGACCAGCGTCGTGAGAGCAAATGGAACACACGCTGGGGTCCAGGTGATAAGGAGTCTGATAGCTGGCGTGAGAAGTGGTCAGACTCCAGCAAAGGTGGTAATGGAACTTCTGAAAAAGGAGCACCTGTACCCTATCTTATCAGTCATGGAAAAGACATAAACAATCATGGAAAAGAGACAGAAGGAGATGACCATTCTTCTCGTTCTTGGAGGTCCAACTATCTTTTGGGTCGTGGAAGGGGGGATTCCTCTCACCAATTACAGATGCCTGTCAAACAGCCTAACACGTTTGGCTATAGTAGGGTAAGAACAGAAAATGGTATATCATCTTTGCCTACTAGCCGTGGAAGGTTTAACCCTATAATGAGTAGTACAAACAGTGATGCTCCACGCTTACAGCATCTTGGTCTTTCCTATGACAAACCTGATGGTGCATCTGGAGATCTTTCAACTTTAAGATATACTAGGATGAAATTGCTTGATATATACAGGACATCTGATGTACAAAGTCTTAGATTGTCAATAGGTGACTTTATTGAAGTTCCTTCCCTAACACAAGTTGAACCCTTGGAGCCGTTAGCTTTTTTTGCTCCTACTCCTGATGAATCGGTAATCAACTAGATTATTTTTCTTGGTAATGCTTGCTCTCTATTTGTGCATCTCCTAATGTTTTTGGTGTCCAAGTAGGTTATCATTAAGGGAATCGACAAAGGGGAAATTGTGAGCAGCGGTGCTCCTCAGCTTTCCAAGGAGAGCTCAGTTGGGAAAATTAACCCAGACACTGTCTTATCTAGACAAAGTAAATTAGGTGCTGTTCAGATTCTGGCTAACTTTCATTCCATACCAGATATTTGATTGTTCCTTATAGTCAGTAATCTTTTTGTTTTGTATAAAATTTTGGGGACAGGTAGTAGACATGATCTACTGACTTCTGGTGATGGTTGTAAAGATGATAACGTTGACAATACTAAAAGTGAGAATTGTGGCCCTTTGGAGAGCCCATCATACGAAAAACGGTACTATCAGCTTGGACAATTTTCAAAGGTGGACGCAAATTTGAATAGCTCTTTATTTCAGCCAAATGAAGTAAATGAAAAAGGTACATTGATTTTAGCCAACAATTTAAGATTTGGGATACAGTTTTTTTTTTCACGTTCTTCAGTAATCAGTTCATATCTTATGTTTAAATTCGAGCATTTATAATAAGTATTTTTGTCATTTCCTACCTGCAGTTGATGAATCATACCAATCTTCTCTTTGTTTTCAACATCATTTTTGTTTCAAGGCAATCTTGTGTTTTGTTGGATGCAATTTTTATTTTCTGACATTTGTTGTTGCTCTTTGTAGAGCTAGAAAGTGCTGCTAAAATGATTACTAAAGAAGCGACCTGGTTGGAAAGTTCATCTCGTTATGTTGTGCCACGAAGATCTCAGTCAGCTGGGGACCATATACATAGTTCTGCACATGATCGGAAAGATTTTTCTTTGGGAGTTGGACCAATGGAGTTAGATATGAGGTCCTTCCATTTGCAGAAAGATGTGGAATCTAAGAATAATGTTACTGTTGCCCCTTTATTCTACAGAGATGGCAGTCAATGGCAAAACACTGAAGGAATTGGTTTTCATTTGGATACAAAGGGTGATTTGTATACTAAAAGGCAATCAACTGAATCTGTGAAAGAAGGCGATCCTTTTAGTTCCAAGGATATGTTAATTGCCAGGAATTTGCAGCCCCCTTCTCCAGAAGATCTTTCTTTATACTACAAAGATCCCCAAGGTCAAATTCAGGGTCCTTTTTCTGGTGGTGATCTTATTGGGTGGTTTGAAGCAGGCTATTTTGGCATTGATTTGCAAGTCCGTCATGCAAGTTCTCCAGCGGATGCACCTTTTTTGCCACTTGGGGATGTTATGCCTCACCTACGAATGAAGGCAGGGCCACCTCCTGGATTTGGTGTGGTCAAACACAGTGTTTCATTGGATGAATCTCATAAGGGAAAAATAGTTAGTTCTAATAGCATTTACGCAGGCCTTGGTGAAACTAATATTTTTAAGACTGGACAAAGAAACATGCATGATGCTGCAACTGAAGCACAAAATCGGTTTCTGGAGTCATTGATGTCGGGTAACATGAATGGTTCACCTTCAGATAACTTTTCTGTTAGTGCAGGTTGGTTAGTTGATTAAAAGACTTATTTGGCACATAATTATTTGACAATATTACTAGAGGTGCATGAtatattaattaaattttttttataatcctaTATGTGTAAGCATTGTCTTTCCTCTTAGATTCCTAGCGTGCTTgtataagataagaaattttgcagcaATTGTTCATGTCCTCACTTTGTTGTATTTGATGCAGGTATTCAAGAATCTGGAGGGAGTTCTTCTAGTTGTTTGCCCTCTGTGGTTGGTGAAAATGGGAATGATATGAATTACCTCTTGGCCCAAGCTAAATTGTTGGAGAGGCAAAGGTTATCACTGAATCCTCTTTCATATTGGTCTGGGGGTGATGCATCATCAATGGCTTCGAAAACAAATATGATCTCAGATTCCTCTGTAGCACATGCTAAGCTCTTGCCTTCAGCTGGGGACTCGTCCCCCCAGATTCTTCAGTCTCCTCAGCATGTTGACTTGTTGTCTCTCCTCCATGCTGGAGCAGATAAACCTCCTTCACAGTCTGCTAATTCTGCTGTATCTTCTCATTCAAACTTTGCAAATACTCCAACTGTAAACAATCCTATTCGTGGCGGTGTTGAATATCCATCTGATGTGGTAAGCATGCATTACAATCAACATATGCCTAACCAGATCAGGTTAGGAGTTCAACGGCAGGTTTTGCAATCAGCTAATCAGCCACCGTTGCCTCAATTATTCACGACACATGGTGATCTTTCTTCTTGCTTAGTCCCACCTGATAAAATGCTTTCTTCTGAGATAAACCAGGATCCTCGTTTGCCAAGTCTATTGCAACAACAATATCTATTGTCGCAGCTTCAGTTGCATTCTCAGACTCCTGCTGCTCAACTGCCTTTGCTGGAAAAGTTTATGTTTCTTCAGCAGCAGCAAAAGCAAGAGCAGCAGCAACATATTTTATCGAAGGTCCTATCTGGTCATCAATCTCATCAACAGTTTGGTGATCCTTCTTATGGACAAGCACCTGCTGTGATGCCAGCACACAATTCTGCTATGGACCATCTTGTGCTTCAGAGAGCACATGAGCCACTTAAAATTAATCAGCAGATGCCCCTTGCGTATGAACGTACTGGACAACTATCTTATCAGCCAAATTTAAATTTACAAGGCACACTAGATGTCAGTTCAGTAAGTTCTGGACCTCTGCACTTGCCACATCAGATCATTGACCAAACAGCTGAAGCATCAGATGCCCAATTTTCACTGGAAAATGATGATAGTGTTGATCCTGCTACTGTAACAAAGCCAGTGATGGCAGATAGTTCAACTTTCTCAGAGGCTATGGAGAGGTCTGTTAGTTTGACTTTTTCAGAGGCTATGGAGAAGCCTGAGGAAGTGATTTTTGATACCCAAAAGATTAGTCAAAGCTTGGGTGATGTTGGAGCAGTCCATAAACCACCACTGATATCCCAGGATCAAGTGCTGGCACAATTTGGTTCTGATTCTCCGAATGATCTACAACCTGTTGAGGACAGTCGGACATCTCATGATTGTGTATCATCAATCTCTGATCAACTACATGATACTAACATTTCTTCAGTAGATTTTACTGACGGATGCCATACTGAACTGACTTCTAATAAAGAAGAGGTTGCAGAAGCACAAGAAGTAAAAAAAGCTTCTGAAAAGAaatcaaaaaaacaaaagaaatccaAGACAAAGATATCTTCAGATCCTGGGAAAATTGTTTCTGGCCAGAAATCAAGTACAGGCATTGGAATCGTTGGTCCAGTTGCCGATGTATCTAAATCTGAAGTGCAAACACATACTGATGAGTCTCTCTATGGGCCTTCCTTTGGGACAGGAGGTGAAGTTTCTTTTGCATCCTCCACTGAACCTTCCGAATCTCAGGGATCACATATATCATCCTCAGTGAATCTACTGACTTGTGAATCTTTAAGTGGAGGAGAAGCCGAATCTGGAGCAGTTGGGACATTGACATCCAATCCAAAGGCAACCTTGTCTCAATGGGCATGGAAATCCACTCCAGGGCTCAAGCCTAAATCACTTTTGGAGATACAACAGGAGGAACAGCTGAGggctcagagagaaacatcacatTCCGAAATTGTTGCAACAGCTACGTCTGCTAGAATCTTGTCAGTCCCTTGGGCAGGATTAGTGACGAATTTGGAGAGTAAATCAAGTCATGATACTATCCAAGCTGCAACAAGTACTCTCCTAGTCAACTCTGAAAATACACTGAAGTCAAAAAACAGTAAAAGTCAGTTGCATGATTTATTGGCTGAAGAAGTTTTGGCCAAGTCAAATAAAGAAGATATAGAGCCTTTGGCTAATAATGCTCAGGATTCACTTCTGCAGTCCCCATCAATAACTGAGGCCCATGTTGATACATCTACTATTAATGATGATGATTTTGTTGAGGCGAAAGACACTAGAAAAGCCCGCAAAAAGGCATCAAAGTCAAAAGCTTCTGTAGTTAAGATCCCACAGTCAGTCGTCTCATCTGAATTGTCTGCAGCTCCATCTCCTATTGAAAAAGCTAAAAGTACACGCCAAGCGCAACAAGATAAAGATTATTTACCTGCTCCACCCACAGGTCCATCATTAGGggattttgttctttggaagggggatcAAGCAACCTCTGTACCTCCTCCGGCTTGGTCTGGTGACTCTGGGAAGCCTCAGAGGCCAATG
The Musa acuminata AAA Group cultivar baxijiao unplaced genomic scaffold, Cavendish_Baxijiao_AAA HiC_scaffold_326, whole genome shotgun sequence DNA segment above includes these coding regions:
- the LOC135657952 gene encoding protein ESSENTIAL FOR POTEXVIRUS ACCUMULATION 1-like; translated protein: MANLSNADSRRGLTVEAPPNQNPKDIQGSDNPIPLSPQWLISKAVDSKELGPHQDNRLDGVKTSGAGDDLTNTGKKKYVFRPILHDSDSGRRDNWHDEERETNSAIRRDRWREGDKEPGEARRMERWSENTSKNFGDARRAPSERWNDSGNKESDQRRESKWNTRWGPGDKESDSWREKWSDSSKGGNGTSEKGAPVPYLISHGKDINNHGKETEGDDHSSRSWRSNYLLGRGRGDSSHQLQMPVKQPNTFGYSRVRTENGISSLPTSRGRFNPIMSSTNSDAPRLQHLGLSYDKPDGASGDLSTLRYTRMKLLDIYRTSDVQSLRLSIGDFIEVPSLTQVEPLEPLAFFAPTPDESVIIKGIDKGEIVSSGAPQLSKESSVGKINPDTVLSRQSKLGSRHDLLTSGDGCKDDNVDNTKSENCGPLESPSYEKRYYQLGQFSKVDANLNSSLFQPNEVNEKELESAAKMITKEATWLESSSRYVVPRRSQSAGDHIHSSAHDRKDFSLGVGPMELDMRSFHLQKDVESKNNVTVAPLFYRDGSQWQNTEGIGFHLDTKGDLYTKRQSTESVKEGDPFSSKDMLIARNLQPPSPEDLSLYYKDPQGQIQGPFSGGDLIGWFEAGYFGIDLQVRHASSPADAPFLPLGDVMPHLRMKAGPPPGFGVVKHSVSLDESHKGKIVSSNSIYAGLGETNIFKTGQRNMHDAATEAQNRFLESLMSGNMNGSPSDNFSVSAGIQESGGSSSSCLPSVVGENGNDMNYLLAQAKLLERQRLSLNPLSYWSGGDASSMASKTNMISDSSVAHAKLLPSAGDSSPQILQSPQHVDLLSLLHAGADKPPSQSANSAVSSHSNFANTPTVNNPIRGGVEYPSDVVSMHYNQHMPNQIRLGVQRQVLQSANQPPLPQLFTTHGDLSSCLVPPDKMLSSEINQDPRLPSLLQQQYLLSQLQLHSQTPAAQLPLLEKFMFLQQQQKQEQQQHILSKVLSGHQSHQQFGDPSYGQAPAVMPAHNSAMDHLVLQRAHEPLKINQQMPLAYERTGQLSYQPNLNLQGTLDVSSVSSGPLHLPHQIIDQTAEASDAQFSLENDDSVDPATVTKPVMADSSTFSEAMERSVSLTFSEAMEKPEEVIFDTQKISQSLGDVGAVHKPPLISQDQVLAQFGSDSPNDLQPVEDSRTSHDCVSSISDQLHDTNISSVDFTDGCHTELTSNKEEVAEAQEVKKASEKKSKKQKKSKTKISSDPGKIVSGQKSSTGIGIVGPVADVSKSEVQTHTDESLYGPSFGTGGEVSFASSTEPSESQGSHISSSVNLLTCESLSGGEAESGAVGTLTSNPKATLSQWAWKSTPGLKPKSLLEIQQEEQLRAQRETSHSEIVATATSARILSVPWAGLVTNLESKSSHDTIQAATSTLLVNSENTLKSKNSKSQLHDLLAEEVLAKSNKEDIEPLANNAQDSLLQSPSITEAHVDTSTINDDDFVEAKDTRKARKKASKSKASVVKIPQSVVSSELSAAPSPIEKAKSTRQAQQDKDYLPAPPTGPSLGDFVLWKGDQATSVPPPAWSGDSGKPQRPMPLRDIQMEQEKRSGTLQQQVPIPTPVKQQPSHISRGSGTSRQLFGSSPSNTASSIKLISQVPAPKSRDEDDLFWGPLDQTKPNPKRYVLWNGFPKFISVACYSFTCHATSYFVDFADIFFPVLVSYSMTGFIGFLPLYSSGCACLLQIFY